CCCATAGGTCTTTGATCGGCACGCTCTGTTTGTCGGCGGGACCGAGCTTTCCTCGGCCTTTGGTTTGTCCCAGATAGATCCAGTTGGCGGCCTTGTAGCAGGTGCCCCGGAAGCGTGGCTTCTCAACAAAGGTCTCGAGCAGAACCGGGCTGTAT
Above is a genomic segment from Gammaproteobacteria bacterium containing:
- a CDS encoding DUF4338 domain-containing protein, which produces YSPVLLETFVEKPRFRGTCYKAANWIYLGQTKGRGKLGPADKQSVPIKDLWVYLLDRRFRDTLTG